The sequence ATCACTATGCATCCGAACAACTAAAAACAAGAATAATTTCCAGGCCGAACTCGTTCCCTGAGTGTGTTATGCTTGTGAAACAtgttatgtttatttgtttggtgCCCTTCCTGTTACTAGGGTCAGCCTGCTCTGAGCTAAGCTGTGGGACTTGGAGCTGGTCAGCTCTCGGACTGGTTGCTGGCCAAGATACCAGTATGTCAGACGTCGGGAACCAGTCCTGCCTGGCCACGGCGGAAGATTTTACCTCCTTcctggtattgtgtgtgtgtgtgtgtgtgtgtgtgcgcgtgcaacTAGTCCCATTTGGACTAGTTGGATACATGTATTTGGGCTATCAAATACCACTCCAAATAGTCCAAATGAATTTGGACTATTTGGAGGGTGCTACGTTTTAACGGTGATCTCAGGTGTTGATCATAAGGCTGTGACGTGTCTCCGCCCAGCTGTGTGTCTTCCATTCACTGGAGCAGTGGGCTGGACTGGGCAAGGCCGAGGATTACCTCAGCGTCATGGAGTACCTGCTGTGGGTCTTCACCCCTCTGGCTGTGGTCTTCATCCTGcccttcctcatcgtcatcctcctctacctctccatACTCTTTGTCCACGTATTTAAGGTACATACCCTGCTTTGAGGATTTTTAGAGACTCCTAATCCAGTTTTGCTCTGAAATATATAATGCATCCTGTACATTTGTGTTTGAACATTATCATGTTCAAACACATGCATAGCACGTTTGTCAAAACTTTTTGTTTCACATTTACGTTTATTGCAGTATTGTCATCAAGCTATATTACAAATATAATACATGAAgtattatatttgtattattcaaaGATAATTTGAGCTAGGCAGGGCACCTCTCCTAATTATTATAATGATcaacaaataaagaaatcaaTACTATTTCCCTCCGGGAGGGAAAACCGGGAGCGTAGCCCGACTTCCGTGCTTACATTGCAGTTAATAAACCTGGAAGTCCCAGGAACCACGTTAAAACCAACCTTGGtgcatgtaaacacactgaTTGTTGTTTTGAAAAACAGTAGAGTCGTGGAAAACGGAGAATACAGATTCTTTAGCCTGCTGCTGTGACACTCGTgaaccgtctgtgtgtgtctcggccGCGCAGAGGAAGAACCAACTGAAGGACGCGTACTGCAACAACCTCTGGGACGGCGCCAGGAAGACCCTGGCTACTCTCTGGGACGGCCACGGCGCCATATGGCATGGTAGGGGTCATGGGCCCAGTGGGAATGGCCATGGAACGCTCGCTTGGACTTCATTTATATCTCAGCGCTGTTaaataatgttttgttttaaatcgtgAACGAGCACAAAGTTTATTAACTTTTTTAGTTGTTTTACATGTATGACATTTAtattggaagtgtgtgtgtgtgtgtgtgtgtgtgtgtgtgtgtgtgtgtgtgtgtgtgtgtgtgtgtgtgtgtgtgtgtgtgtgtgtgtgtgtgtgtgtgtgtgtgggcacgtgCGTGATTGTGATGATCGCGGTTAGTGAGTCACCCTCTGTTGCACAACAGAAGTAAACATCAAACGaccccaaacaaacagacaaacaaacaaacaaacatctaTTAAACTGGTAAAACACAGCGGCGAGAACACGAAAGAAGCCTCAACAAGTCACGAAGCTGAGCATATTTTGGTACACAAATATCAAAGTAGGAAAATGATGTTCTGATGTTTATTCCAGATGTGACTGATAAACAACGCAGTAGAGCTTCCCTCTGGTGGCATATCATTTGTTTGGTTGATTGTTTGAATAATTCTGAAGAAACACAAATGAACCTGGTAACAAGTCCCTGTGAACGGTTTTCCTTCTAGTTTGTTGACCATTATGTCGAAACTTGATCCGGTGTCAATGTCCAACATTAAGAACCGTGTCAAACAATGGTCCATCTTCAGGTCAATGATTTAACTTGAACCTCTGTTCTGCACCAGCACCATTTACTGACAGTGGACTGAACGTTACAGGAGAGTATTGGTAGACCCGATAGGCGTACAGAGCCATAAAACACTACCTAGtgcagaaactcacacatatgAGCGTGATACTGCCGGTGTTTAACTGAGGAAACTCCCACACTCATCGGCCCAAAGGCAGAACTAAAAGTGGGCCACAAATGTACTTGTGAAAACGGCCATTTATAATATGTTTATTGACACTAGAGTGTTAAAGAAGAGGACAAGGAGGCTGTTTATAATGGCACATTTAATCTGTTGTGGTATTTAGAAATCCTTAGCCTAAGCGCATGCTGGGCGCCCCAGCTGTAGCTAAAGTCCCCCCCAGCTCAGGCTAAAGACTCAACGTTCAACTATCTCAAGTCCCTGCCTTCAAGCCTGCTAGCCCAATGCGTGCTTTCTTTATACGTTACAGTATTTTCCAACCAAGTGATCCGCCGTGCGTTTCAAAGACCGAAATGAAATTGAATAAAGAGCTCAGCTTTTGAAAACTTGACCTATTTGTAACTGTTTCATTGTCAGGTTATGAAATCCATGGCATGGAGAAGATCCCAGAAGAAGGGGCAGCGCTGATCGTGTACTACCATGGAGCCATCCCCATTGACTACTACTACTTCCTGGCCAGTGTTCTCCTCCAGAAGGGGCGCACCTGCCACTCGGTCGCCGACCACCTCGTCTTTAAGATCCCAGGTATGCCTGGGCTACATATGCATTCAGGGGGTATACATTATTCTTAAAGGGGAGATGTCACACTCTAGATGGAAGCACAACCCCCTTATAGTCGGTAGAAGCCCAGTATGGTGTCTCCCCTTTTAGGATATTCATAGTCATAACTGAGGCGTAATCCTGTATTTAAattcccacacacgcacgcaagaaCACACTTCGCTAGGCAGGCAGACACGCAGACATGCtcgcacatgcactcacacactcagtcatacatacacacacacacacgcacacagacacacataacgCACAATCAAATTACCAGGAAGACGGCATAATCTTCAGGGCTAATCCTTGTTTCAACTCAGAAAACCTTTAATGTTTTTTGTACCAATATGTTTGGAGGTAGAACAAGGTAGGATAAAGACAGGATTAAATCACCAGGATTACAGTATCCGTAAGGAAGATGAATCATGATCTCATCTCAGCATATGGAAAGCCTTAATTGTTCCATATGTTAATCTGTTTCTGTGAACAAATCAACATATGGAAGCGTTAGAAACAAATAGTTCCCACAGTGCTGGATTACATGAAAACAAACGATCCAATTATAGTTTGGCCTCCTGCAATGATGTGATTCTTCAAATGTAATTAGTAGACTGATTGCAGGACCATGACCAAGGGAATTGTGATTAAAGCCTCTGacataaaataacatatatGATGGAAAAGTTTTATTGTGCAAGAAGCAACAAATCTGTACAGATCATCAATATTAGAAATGTTAGTGTAAACCCTTTGTCTGGTTGGTTCTGGGTCAGGGCTGTGTTGGAGGCTCCGTGGCCCACGTGATAGAAATCGAACCTCACGATGAACACTGTGAAGAATAACATCCACACACTGTCGTAGAAGGATACAAATGTCCATATTTGATTAGCAATAATAACCAATAAGTAATGAATGGTAAACGACAAGCTACAAATCATTGCATTACAATTTATTTCCTATGACTTGTTTAGTGCTTGCTAGATGTATAAATTACAAAGTTAATAACGAAAACACGTCTTTGCCCCTGCAGGGGCTACAATACGTTTAGATATTGTCGGTAACTCAGTAAATGTTTCGGCATTGTCAGGTCGTTTTTCAGTTCTTGTAATTTGTACAAGCCTTTCTTTTTGTACGAACACAATGTCTCTTAGCACAATGTCACTGAGGTAGTGGGTTGTACTAAGTCTCATAAATCAGACGTTAGAGGCAGACTAGTTGTAATGGCGGTATAAATAGAAAACGTAGCAAAGCAAAAAGGTTAAAAATAAActagagtgtgtgtatatatagtagAAGCACAGCATGTGCTCTAGCACCTTTATGAGGAGTTATGACTGCATGCTTGACACATTAGCGGgttgagacacgcacacacaaacaccaaaacacacacacacacacacacacacacacacacacacacacacacacacacacacacacacacacacacacactccaaccctGTTGCTAGACGACCACACCACCAACACATGGTTGGTTGTCGCTCTGTCTTCCGCTGCTCCTGACTCTGGCCTCCTCTGCTTCGGTCTGGCTCCCCGTCTGCTCCTGACTCTGGCCTCCTCTGCTTCGGTCTGGCTCCCCGTCTGCTCCTGACTCTGGCCTCCTCTGCTTCGGTCTGGCTCCCCGTCTGCTCCTGACTCTGGCCTCCTCTGCTTCGGTCTGGCTCCCCGTCTGCTCCTGACTCTGGCCTCCTCTGCTTCGGTCTGGCTCCCCGTCTGCTCCTGACTCTGGCCTCCTCTGCTTCGGTCTGGCTCCCCGTCCCGGCCCAGGCATCAAGCCCCTGCTGGAGGTGTTCAGCGTGATCCACGGCCCCCAGGAGGAGTGCGTGCGGGCGCTGCGCGGCGGCCACCTGCTGGGCATCTCGCCGGGCGGCGTGCGGGAGGCGCTGTTCAGCGACGAGACGTACCCCCTGATCTGGGGCCACCGCCGGGGCTTCGCCCAGGTGGCCATCGACGCCCAGGTGGTAAGGCCGCCGCCCACCCCACGCCCCCGTCAGCCTCATCATCGCCGTCGCCGTCGTTGAGCGTCTGCGCAATGaggccattttgtttgttttatttaaagctaataataataataatgcattttattgatGGGCGCCTACAAACATAATAGAACGGTGTACAAGAGAACAGAGTGGGGTCATTGTAGTCCCAAGAAGGCAGCTGACTTAAAAAGAAAgactagtctagtctagtaGACTTGTCTGAGTAGACGTTTTCAGGGGAGGTTTGAAAGTGATGATGGAGTTGGGgtgttggctgtcctgaggCACAGCGTTCCTGAGGTGGGGGGCTGAGTGACCAAAGGCCGTTGACCCCATGGTAACCACGCTCCTCtccgcctctccctctcgcaGCCCATCATTCCCATGTTCACGCGGAATTTGCGGGAAGGCTTCAGATCGCTGGGAAGGCTGAGTAAGTGCCGAACGAGCAGTTTACACACGGTATCCCAGCCTTATGTTGTACAAACCCTCATGTTCATTCCTCCAGTGGATCCAAGGTGTGACGGGTGATACAGCGACAGCATGTACAGATTAAATTCCTTGTTCCTATTTTCCTATTTATTGATATCTACATACGGACTGTCTTGGAATCTCTCTTACACTTGAATCTGTCCCACGGGCCATGTGCTTATCAGAAGGCCAACGTTCCCTCCCTGCCTAATCTGTGGTCACTCAGCCGCTGAAGGGCTGTCCGCTCTAAGCACCTCCTATCTGCATTTCCCGCTATGCTAGCTCATGGCCCTTACGCCGCCCTTATATGCACCGTAGGTAAGAACGAAGCATTGAGAGCAGAAGAAAGCAGGATATAGAAAATATAAAAAGCCCCCCCCCAGATATTCTCAGAGAGCATTTCCTAGCCAGCTGATTAAGTTCAACTCAAATGAAAGCTTATTGTGTATACAGTGTATTGTATATTCtccctacagcacctttaactcTTACTCACTTATATTCCCTTATCTATTTATACTGACGTTGGCATGTTGTTTCTCTCCCCGTAGAGTTTTTCCGTTGGCTTTATGAGCGGTTTCGACTGCCGTTCGCTCCGATTTATGGTGGCTTTCCTGTCAAATTCCGTACGTACTTGGGGGATCCGATCCCGTATGACCCCAACGTAAACGCTGTGGAATTAGCAGCTAAAGTAAGTATGCCTTTTGAATACGATGTCCTCAATAGAGGTGCACTCACTGGAGAGGCTGCCCTccataaatgtatttaaatgtcATTATGGAAGGCAACTTGTCATTCTGTAGGTTTCTTTCTGGACAAACTCTTGACCACGCTTTGCTGTAGAGAATATTTTATTGGTGCATCCTTGTCATCTACTTTTCCACAAGACTGTGATTATTAACTCCTACATGTGTAATTAATCAAGCATGTCTTTATTTTGTTTCCATACTACATGTCATCATAAATgcaaagaaggaaaaaaaaagaaaaacgaagGTGTCTTTCTGCTTTTTTCTAGTCTCTTACACTTTGGAGGTCTGCTCGTAACAGCATATAGTCGGCTCGGTTCTGCAGAGCCGTCCTAGATGCTCTGATGTACACAGGTCTCTTAACCAGGGCCGTCTCCTGTGCCTCCCTGTAGCTGTGTGAACCTTAAAGGGAACCCCGTGGTTTTGATTCGACTGTGTTCTGAATGAGTTCCTGGTATCCACGATACCAGCTCTACTGACGCAGTGTCGCCCTCCGGCCACCAGGTGCGTCAGTAGAGCTGGTATCCACTATGATACCAGCTCTACTGACGCAGTGTCGCCCTCCGGCCACCAGGTGCGTCAGTAGAGCTGGTATCCACTATGATACCAGCTCTACTGACGCAGTGTCGCCCTCCGGCCACCAGGTGCAGCAGGCTGTGCAGTCGCTCGTGGACCGCCACCAGGAGATCCCGGGCAACGTGCTCCGGGCCCTGCTCGAGCGCTTCCCTTCCAAACACAAAGAGGAGTGAGGGTCAGAGCGCTGCTGGGCCCTCGGGAACACAGTGAGGGGTCAGCAGAGCGCTGCTTGGCCC is a genomic window of Gadus morhua chromosome 8, gadMor3.0, whole genome shotgun sequence containing:
- the tmem68 gene encoding DGAT1/2-independent enzyme synthesizing storage lipids, with protein sequence MSDVGNQSCLATAEDFTSFLLCVFHSLEQWAGLGKAEDYLSVMEYLLWVFTPLAVVFILPFLIVILLYLSILFVHVFKRKNQLKDAYCNNLWDGARKTLATLWDGHGAIWHGYEIHGMEKIPEEGAALIVYYHGAIPIDYYYFLASVLLQKGRTCHSVADHLVFKIPGIKPLLEVFSVIHGPQEECVRALRGGHLLGISPGGVREALFSDETYPLIWGHRRGFAQVAIDAQVPIIPMFTRNLREGFRSLGRLKFFRWLYERFRLPFAPIYGGFPVKFRTYLGDPIPYDPNVNAVELAAKVQQAVQSLVDRHQEIPGNVLRALLERFPSKHKEE